In Nocardioides dokdonensis FR1436, the following are encoded in one genomic region:
- a CDS encoding WhiB family transcriptional regulator codes for MTTSVLDRTAEPSLGQLHDQAERAAEDQMPCRAAGPELWFAESPRDVELAKALCLDCPVRQLCLAGALERREPWGVWGGELFLQGVVIPRKRPRGRPRKNEQAA; via the coding sequence ATGACCACCAGCGTTCTCGACCGCACCGCCGAACCCAGCCTGGGCCAGCTGCACGACCAGGCCGAGCGGGCCGCGGAGGACCAGATGCCGTGCCGGGCCGCCGGCCCCGAGCTCTGGTTCGCCGAGTCCCCTCGCGACGTCGAGCTCGCCAAGGCGCTCTGCCTGGACTGCCCGGTCCGACAGCTGTGCCTGGCCGGCGCCCTCGAACGCCGCGAGCCCTGGGGCGTGTGGGGCGGCGAGCTCTTCCTGCAAGGCGTCGTCATCCCGCGCAAGCGCCCCCGGGGCCGGCCCCGCAAGAACGAGCAGGCCGCCTGA
- a CDS encoding ATP-dependent DNA helicase UvrD2, whose protein sequence is MPDADALLSALDPEQRQVAEALRGPVRVLAGAGTGKTRAITHRIAYGVATGVYSPTEVLAVTFTTRAAGEMRQRLRTMGTGAVQARTFHAAALRQLRYFWPHVHGTELPRLIESKIPLLVGAARRQRVRADQALLRDLASEVEWAKVSNVHPDDYAKEATRRGRSVTGHDAETVARIFGSYEEVKRGEGRMDMEDILLLTAGMLADDERVAAQVRRQYKYFVVDEFQDVSPLQSALLDLWLGGRDELCVVGDPAQTIYSFAGANADYLRDFPTKHAGTTSVELVRNYRSTPEVVAAANSLLAGSTTTSVSLRSQRPSGRAVDFRSAPDEVSEAEAVAARILELREAGSSMGEVAILFRINAQSETFEEALSARKIPYIVRGAARFFDRPEVREAVTRIRGAARSGQGEELVELVRSTLAGMGWTSVPPTGRGQTRDRWESWQALVDQAEEFAAGEGKDQDDPAGAFVDDLDRRVAEQHAPVAEGVTLATFHAAKGLEWDHVFLCGLQDGTLPITYADTPAAVEEERRLLYVGMTRARLELSCSWSLARNPGGRGSRKPSRFLDPLLPEEARPKPAGSTRSGRAMTCRECGTPLHTPADKKRARCADCPASYDEALFERLREWRKERAAQDSVPAFVVFPDLTLELIAEAKPQSQEALLRISGIGRQKLERYGEDVLAVIG, encoded by the coding sequence ATGCCCGATGCCGATGCCCTGCTCTCCGCGCTCGACCCCGAGCAGCGCCAGGTGGCAGAAGCCCTGCGGGGCCCCGTGCGGGTGCTGGCCGGAGCCGGGACCGGCAAGACCCGCGCGATCACCCACCGCATCGCCTACGGCGTGGCCACCGGCGTCTACTCGCCTACCGAGGTGCTCGCCGTCACCTTCACGACCCGCGCCGCGGGCGAGATGCGCCAACGGCTGCGCACGATGGGCACCGGCGCGGTCCAGGCCCGCACCTTCCACGCCGCGGCCCTGCGCCAGCTGCGCTACTTCTGGCCGCACGTGCACGGCACCGAGCTGCCCCGGCTGATCGAGTCGAAGATCCCGCTGCTCGTCGGCGCCGCCCGTCGGCAGCGGGTCCGCGCCGACCAGGCCCTGTTGCGCGACCTGGCCTCCGAGGTCGAGTGGGCCAAGGTCAGCAACGTCCACCCCGACGACTACGCGAAGGAGGCCACGCGCCGCGGCCGCAGCGTCACCGGCCACGACGCCGAGACTGTCGCGCGGATCTTCGGCAGCTACGAGGAGGTCAAGCGCGGCGAGGGTCGGATGGACATGGAGGACATCCTGCTGCTGACCGCCGGCATGCTCGCCGACGACGAGCGGGTGGCCGCGCAGGTGCGCCGGCAGTACAAGTACTTCGTGGTCGACGAGTTCCAGGACGTCTCGCCGCTGCAGTCGGCGCTGCTCGACCTGTGGCTCGGCGGGCGCGACGAGCTCTGCGTCGTCGGGGACCCGGCCCAGACGATCTACTCCTTCGCCGGCGCCAACGCCGACTACCTGCGTGACTTCCCGACCAAGCACGCCGGGACCACGTCGGTGGAGCTGGTGCGCAACTACCGCTCCACACCCGAGGTGGTCGCGGCCGCCAACAGCCTGCTCGCCGGTTCGACGACCACCAGCGTGTCGCTGCGTTCCCAGCGCCCCTCGGGCCGCGCGGTCGACTTCCGCTCGGCGCCCGACGAGGTGTCCGAGGCCGAGGCCGTGGCCGCCCGCATCCTCGAGCTGCGCGAGGCCGGCAGCTCGATGGGTGAGGTCGCGATCCTGTTCCGCATCAACGCGCAGTCCGAGACCTTCGAGGAGGCGCTGTCGGCGCGCAAGATCCCCTACATCGTGCGCGGTGCGGCGCGCTTCTTCGACCGCCCGGAGGTGCGCGAGGCCGTGACCCGCATCCGCGGCGCGGCGCGCAGCGGCCAGGGCGAGGAGCTCGTGGAGCTGGTGCGCTCGACGTTGGCGGGCATGGGGTGGACCTCCGTGCCGCCGACCGGGCGCGGTCAGACCCGCGACCGCTGGGAGTCCTGGCAGGCGCTGGTCGACCAGGCCGAGGAGTTCGCCGCGGGGGAGGGCAAGGACCAGGACGACCCGGCCGGTGCCTTCGTCGACGACCTCGACCGTCGGGTCGCCGAGCAGCACGCCCCGGTGGCCGAGGGCGTCACCCTGGCCACCTTCCACGCCGCGAAGGGTCTCGAGTGGGACCACGTGTTCCTGTGCGGCTTGCAGGACGGCACGCTGCCGATCACCTACGCCGACACCCCGGCGGCGGTGGAGGAGGAGCGCCGTCTCCTCTACGTCGGGATGACGCGTGCCCGCCTCGAGCTGTCGTGCTCGTGGTCGCTGGCGCGCAACCCGGGCGGACGAGGCTCGCGCAAGCCCTCGCGCTTCCTCGACCCGCTGCTGCCCGAGGAGGCGCGGCCCAAGCCCGCCGGCTCGACGCGCTCCGGCCGTGCGATGACGTGCCGCGAGTGCGGGACCCCGCTGCACACGCCGGCCGACAAGAAGCGGGCGCGCTGCGCGGACTGCCCGGCCTCCTACGACGAGGCGCTGTTCGAGCGCCTGCGTGAGTGGCGCAAGGAGCGTGCCGCACAGGACAGCGTGCCTGCGTTCGTGGTCTTCCCCGACCTCACCCTCGAGCTGATCGCCGAGGCGAAGCCGCAGAGCCAGGAGGCGCTGCTGCGCATCAGCGGCATCGGCCGCCAGAAGCTCGAGCGCTACGGCGAGGACGTGCTCGCCGTCATCGGCTGA
- a CDS encoding mycoredoxin encodes MSTEAPVETTPNSPSGGFTMYSTPWCGYCHRLKSQLDREGIPFTIVDIEQDPAAVEIVEKANNGNQTVPTLVFADGAALTNPSLVQVKEKLAALA; translated from the coding sequence ATGAGCACCGAAGCCCCTGTGGAGACCACCCCGAACAGCCCGTCCGGCGGGTTCACCATGTACAGCACTCCGTGGTGCGGCTACTGCCACCGCCTGAAGTCGCAGCTGGACCGCGAGGGCATCCCGTTCACGATCGTCGACATCGAGCAGGACCCGGCCGCCGTCGAGATCGTCGAGAAGGCCAACAACGGCAACCAGACCGTCCCGACGCTGGTGTTCGCCGACGGCGCCGCGCTGACCAACCCCTCGCTGGTGCAGGTCAAGGAGAAGCTGGCCGCGCTGGCCTGA
- the nudC gene encoding NAD(+) diphosphatase, which produces MSFPHEQMSADPHDRSAWHRTDDAWLDERWADPDSRVLVVSGTRIRPRDGRVDWVPPAEAPEGLRVLLGEWHGHAWFAVVTGADVSRSGDGWMPLRGLLPSLADDALAYAPLVFHALGLAEWLFVTRFCPRCAGALEPRKSGHELVCIQCGTSQFPRTDPAVIMVVTAGEPGSDDERCLLGRQSIWLEGRFSTLAGFCEPGESLEDAVRREVLEETGVHVGDVTYFGNQPWPLPGSLMVGFSALATSTEIQVDHDELEDARWFTRAEMREQAEAGTLVLPGGVSISRSLVEHWYGGPLPGQW; this is translated from the coding sequence GTGAGCTTCCCGCACGAGCAGATGTCCGCCGACCCCCACGACCGTTCCGCGTGGCACCGCACCGACGACGCCTGGCTCGACGAACGCTGGGCCGATCCGGACAGTCGGGTCCTCGTGGTCTCAGGCACGCGGATCCGTCCCCGCGACGGTCGGGTCGACTGGGTTCCGCCCGCCGAGGCGCCCGAGGGGCTGCGGGTGCTGCTCGGGGAGTGGCACGGGCACGCGTGGTTCGCCGTCGTGACCGGCGCCGACGTGTCGCGCTCCGGGGACGGCTGGATGCCGCTGCGTGGACTGCTGCCCTCGCTGGCCGACGACGCACTGGCCTACGCGCCGCTGGTCTTCCACGCCCTGGGGCTGGCCGAGTGGCTCTTCGTGACCCGCTTCTGCCCGCGCTGCGCCGGGGCGCTCGAACCGCGCAAGTCCGGGCACGAGCTGGTGTGCATCCAGTGCGGCACGTCGCAGTTCCCCCGCACCGACCCGGCCGTGATCATGGTCGTCACCGCCGGGGAGCCCGGCAGCGACGACGAGCGCTGTCTCCTGGGTCGGCAGAGCATCTGGCTCGAGGGGCGCTTCTCGACCCTGGCCGGGTTCTGCGAGCCGGGGGAGAGCCTGGAGGACGCCGTGCGCCGTGAGGTGCTCGAGGAGACCGGGGTGCACGTCGGCGACGTCACCTACTTCGGCAACCAGCCGTGGCCGCTGCCGGGGAGCCTGATGGTCGGCTTCTCCGCGCTGGCCACCAGCACCGAGATCCAGGTCGACCACGACGAGCTCGAGGACGCGCGCTGGTTCACCCGCGCCGAGATGCGCGAGCAGGCCGAGGCCGGGACCCTGGTGCTGCCCGGCGGGGTCTCCATCAGCCGGTCGCTGGTCGAGCACTGGTACGGCGGGCCGCTCCCCGGCCAGTGGTGA
- a CDS encoding NAD(P)-binding domain-containing protein: protein MEVWDSIVIGAGQAGLSASFHLARRGVDHLVLDADAAPGGAWQHRWDSLSMHDVHGVHELPDEDRQQPGPTLPRREAANRAVPAYFAAYERRHDLPVLRPVRVDRVTDGPGALLSVHAQERTWLTRTLVNATGTWSQPYVPAYPGAHDFAGPQVHTRDYPGAEAFRGLRTVVVGGGASAVQLLGEIALVTDTLWVTRRPPLWRTDDFTPEVGRAAVALVHDRVRRGLPPASVVGVTGLALREQERAAQELGAYRRLPMFASLERDGVRWDDGSFEPAQAVVWATGFRPAVRHLAPLRLRSGLGGIQLDAHGTTAVEDPRVQLVGYGPSASTIGANRAGRFAARGVSRALVPHTDG, encoded by the coding sequence GTGGAGGTCTGGGACAGCATCGTGATCGGCGCCGGGCAGGCGGGCCTGTCCGCCTCGTTCCACCTCGCGCGGCGCGGTGTCGACCACCTCGTGCTCGACGCCGACGCGGCGCCCGGTGGCGCGTGGCAGCACCGGTGGGACTCGCTGAGCATGCACGACGTCCACGGCGTGCACGAGCTGCCCGACGAGGACCGCCAGCAGCCGGGGCCGACGCTCCCCCGCCGCGAGGCGGCCAACCGGGCCGTGCCGGCGTACTTCGCGGCGTACGAGCGGCGCCACGACCTGCCCGTGCTGCGTCCGGTCCGGGTCGACCGGGTCACCGACGGGCCCGGCGCGCTGCTGAGCGTGCACGCTCAGGAGCGCACCTGGCTGACGCGCACGCTGGTCAACGCCACCGGCACCTGGTCGCAGCCCTACGTGCCGGCCTACCCGGGTGCCCACGACTTCGCCGGTCCGCAGGTGCACACCCGCGACTACCCCGGCGCCGAGGCCTTCCGTGGTCTGCGCACCGTGGTGGTCGGCGGGGGCGCCTCGGCCGTGCAGCTGCTCGGCGAGATCGCCCTGGTCACCGACACGCTGTGGGTCACCCGGCGGCCACCGCTATGGCGCACCGACGACTTCACCCCCGAGGTCGGCCGAGCGGCCGTCGCCCTCGTCCACGACCGCGTGCGCCGGGGCCTGCCGCCCGCCAGCGTGGTCGGCGTGACCGGCCTGGCGCTGCGCGAGCAGGAGCGCGCGGCGCAGGAGCTCGGCGCCTACCGCCGCCTGCCGATGTTCGCCTCCCTCGAGCGCGACGGCGTGCGCTGGGACGACGGATCCTTCGAGCCGGCCCAGGCCGTCGTCTGGGCCACCGGCTTCCGGCCCGCGGTCCGGCACCTGGCGCCGCTGCGCCTGCGCAGCGGGCTCGGGGGCATCCAGCTCGACGCCCACGGCACCACCGCGGTCGAGGACCCCCGCGTGCAGCTCGTCGGGTACGGCCCCTCGGCCAGCACCATCGGCGCCAACCGGGCCGGGCGGTTCGCGGCGCGTGGGGTGTCCCGGGCCCTCGTGCCTCACACCGACGGGTAG
- a CDS encoding SDR family oxidoreductase, with protein MDIQPSTQSGAQVVVVVGAGPGVSGSLARRCAAEGWQVGLVGLDEHALADLAATLVPARVERRIADLTDPVAGAQAVAGLGERFGRIDLLHVNPSAYREADPLHLGVEELLEDVRLGVGSLLTAVQAAHPYLVRGARVTVTGSMAADQPSPVAASLGVQKAGVRNLVHSLDATLAPEGVRAVSVTVRGALAREGTFSHDAVAAAILDASRQDEADWRSEVSYPSV; from the coding sequence ATGGACATCCAGCCCAGTACGCAGTCCGGCGCCCAGGTCGTCGTGGTGGTCGGAGCCGGCCCCGGGGTCAGCGGCTCGCTGGCGCGCCGCTGTGCCGCAGAGGGGTGGCAGGTGGGTCTCGTCGGTCTCGACGAGCACGCGCTCGCGGACCTGGCCGCCACGCTGGTGCCTGCCCGGGTCGAACGCCGGATCGCCGACCTGACGGACCCCGTCGCCGGCGCGCAGGCCGTGGCGGGGCTGGGGGAGCGGTTCGGTCGCATCGACCTGCTGCACGTCAACCCCAGCGCCTACCGGGAGGCAGATCCGCTGCACCTGGGCGTCGAGGAGCTGCTCGAGGACGTCCGTCTCGGGGTGGGCTCGCTGCTCACCGCCGTCCAGGCCGCCCACCCCTACCTCGTCCGCGGCGCGCGGGTCACCGTCACCGGGTCCATGGCCGCCGACCAGCCCTCGCCCGTCGCCGCGTCCCTGGGCGTGCAGAAGGCAGGGGTGCGCAACCTCGTGCACTCCCTCGACGCCACCCTCGCCCCCGAGGGCGTCCGCGCGGTCTCGGTCACCGTGCGCGGCGCCCTGGCCCGGGAGGGCACGTTCAGCCACGACGCCGTCGCGGCCGCGATCCTCGACGCCTCCCGCCAGGACGAGGCCGACTGGCGCTCGGAGGTCTCCTACCCGTCGGTGTGA
- a CDS encoding ATP-dependent DNA helicase gives MSIPFEPVRIDGPEDLQRAMRTAYAPSPQQWAAISAPLQPAVVVAGAGSGKTTLMAARVVHLVLTGQVRPDEVLGLTFTTKAASELRHRIREALRTAGVLDDPERPGPPPGPDEEAPDDTLEPTVLTYNAYAANLLSEHGLLIGHEPDTRVITDAARYQLGARVVAGWSGDVRLLSDHPPTVIQNLLALDGAMSEHLVTADDVRRVDADARRGFGQALAEEQAGKCRKTYCEPLEKAMNALDRRAELLGLVGGYRRLKADLGLMDFSDQIELGARLASQQPGVGAAERAKFKVVLLDEYQDTSVAQAIMLSRLFSGPDAAGGRGHAVTAVGDPNQAIYGWRGASVSNILNFADGFPAATPQEQVPTYPLTVNRRSDTRILDVANRLAGPLLEKYRQVAPLEPAPGAAPGVVEVGVHETHADELAWLVAQVHATHERGGDWSDIGVLTRDNSHAADVFDALTGAGVPVEIVGLSGLLRLPEVAEVVAVLTLLHDVTANEALLTLLTGPRWAVGPRDLRLLAQRAREIAGVSGRVEHPGVAEQLVAIADGIDPAEVPSLDDALADPGELPYSAEALERFALLAGELRLLRTTVSEPLLDVVRRIIDVTGTDVELASAVSSAAGARRDNLDLFVKAVADFQAVDGEVSLAALLAYLTAEDDQGNGLDLATPTLADSVKLLTVHRSKGLEWDAVFLVGTCETRFPSNRSRTLWTSSPAVLPAPLRGDAPDQPQLEGHDKQALDAYRTATRAHDAEEELRLGYVALTRAAHRLAVTSYCWTERSTPFGPSDYQRTIKEQLEEWGVEVPVWRERPVKGDANPYDAVDPSRPWPSTTTGLETARRLEAAARVRAAEPGAPDEDLDVIDGARVAEWDAELDRLLAEARRDRSDEIEVVLPSSLSATALSRLRDDPEAFARELARPMPRPPSSAARFGTRFHAWVEARFGQQDLFDLDDLPGRGDAGIDDDADLADLVRTFETGPFATRVPHRVEAPFSLVLAGQVVRGRIDAVYQDPDGSFLLVDWKTNRGTDADPLQLAIYRTAWAELEGVPVEQVRTAFYYVRSGTLIEPEDLPGREQLEHLLAGS, from the coding sequence ATGAGCATCCCGTTCGAGCCCGTGCGCATCGACGGCCCGGAGGACCTCCAGCGGGCGATGCGCACGGCGTACGCCCCCAGCCCGCAGCAGTGGGCGGCCATCTCGGCGCCCCTGCAGCCCGCGGTCGTCGTCGCCGGCGCCGGGTCGGGCAAGACGACGCTGATGGCGGCGCGGGTGGTCCACCTCGTGCTGACCGGACAGGTGCGTCCCGACGAGGTGCTCGGCCTGACCTTCACCACCAAGGCGGCCAGCGAGCTGCGCCACCGCATCCGCGAGGCGCTGCGCACCGCGGGCGTGCTCGACGACCCCGAGCGCCCGGGGCCGCCGCCGGGCCCCGACGAGGAGGCGCCCGACGACACCCTCGAGCCGACCGTGCTCACCTACAACGCCTACGCCGCCAACCTGCTGTCCGAGCACGGTCTGCTCATCGGCCATGAGCCCGACACCCGCGTGATCACCGACGCGGCGCGCTACCAGCTCGGCGCCCGGGTCGTGGCCGGGTGGAGCGGGGACGTGCGGTTGCTCTCCGACCACCCGCCGACCGTGATCCAGAACCTGCTGGCCCTCGACGGGGCGATGAGCGAGCACCTCGTCACCGCCGACGACGTACGCCGCGTGGACGCCGATGCCCGGCGCGGCTTCGGCCAAGCGCTGGCCGAGGAGCAGGCCGGCAAGTGCCGCAAGACCTACTGCGAGCCGTTGGAGAAGGCCATGAACGCCCTCGACCGGCGCGCCGAGCTGCTCGGCCTCGTCGGTGGCTACCGACGGCTCAAGGCCGACCTGGGCCTGATGGACTTCTCCGACCAGATCGAGCTCGGCGCGCGGCTGGCCAGCCAGCAGCCCGGCGTCGGGGCCGCGGAGCGCGCCAAGTTCAAGGTGGTGCTGCTCGACGAGTACCAGGACACCTCGGTGGCGCAGGCGATCATGCTCAGCCGACTCTTCTCCGGCCCCGACGCGGCGGGCGGGCGCGGGCACGCCGTGACCGCCGTCGGCGACCCGAACCAGGCGATCTACGGCTGGCGCGGCGCCTCGGTCTCCAACATCCTCAACTTCGCCGACGGGTTCCCGGCGGCGACGCCGCAGGAGCAGGTGCCGACCTACCCGCTGACGGTCAACCGGCGCTCCGACACCCGCATCCTCGACGTCGCCAACCGCCTGGCCGGCCCGCTGCTCGAGAAGTACCGCCAGGTCGCGCCGCTCGAACCCGCCCCCGGGGCGGCGCCCGGCGTGGTCGAGGTCGGTGTGCACGAGACACACGCCGACGAGCTGGCCTGGCTCGTCGCCCAGGTGCACGCCACCCACGAGCGCGGCGGCGACTGGTCCGACATCGGGGTGCTGACCCGCGACAACAGCCACGCCGCCGACGTCTTCGACGCGCTCACCGGGGCCGGCGTCCCGGTGGAGATCGTCGGGCTCTCCGGGCTGCTGCGCCTGCCCGAGGTGGCCGAGGTGGTCGCGGTGCTGACGCTGCTGCACGACGTCACCGCCAACGAGGCGCTGCTGACGCTGCTGACCGGTCCACGATGGGCGGTGGGACCGCGCGACCTGCGCCTCCTGGCCCAGCGGGCCCGCGAGATCGCCGGTGTCAGCGGCCGGGTGGAGCACCCCGGGGTCGCCGAGCAGCTGGTTGCCATCGCCGACGGCATCGACCCGGCCGAGGTGCCCTCCCTCGACGACGCCCTCGCCGACCCCGGCGAGCTGCCCTACTCCGCGGAGGCCCTCGAGCGCTTCGCGCTGCTGGCCGGCGAGCTGCGGCTGCTGCGCACCACCGTGAGCGAGCCGCTGCTCGACGTGGTGCGGCGCATCATCGACGTCACCGGCACCGACGTCGAGCTGGCCTCCGCCGTCAGCTCCGCGGCCGGGGCCCGGCGCGACAACCTCGACCTGTTCGTCAAGGCCGTCGCGGACTTCCAGGCCGTCGACGGCGAGGTCTCGCTGGCCGCGCTGCTGGCCTACCTGACCGCCGAGGACGACCAGGGCAACGGCCTCGACCTGGCCACCCCGACGCTGGCCGACTCGGTCAAGCTGCTCACCGTGCACCGCTCCAAGGGCTTGGAGTGGGACGCGGTGTTCCTGGTCGGCACCTGCGAGACCAGGTTCCCCTCCAACCGCTCGCGCACCCTGTGGACCTCCTCGCCGGCGGTGCTGCCGGCCCCGCTGCGCGGCGACGCGCCCGACCAGCCGCAGCTCGAGGGCCACGACAAGCAGGCGCTCGACGCCTACCGCACCGCCACCCGGGCCCACGACGCCGAGGAGGAGCTCCGGCTGGGGTACGTCGCCCTGACCCGGGCTGCGCACCGCCTCGCCGTGACGTCGTACTGCTGGACCGAGCGCAGCACCCCGTTCGGGCCCTCGGACTACCAGCGCACGATCAAGGAGCAGCTCGAGGAGTGGGGGGTGGAGGTGCCCGTCTGGCGCGAACGGCCGGTCAAGGGCGACGCCAACCCCTACGACGCCGTCGACCCGTCGCGACCGTGGCCGAGCACCACCACGGGCCTCGAGACCGCGCGTCGGCTCGAGGCGGCGGCCCGCGTCCGGGCGGCGGAGCCCGGCGCCCCCGACGAGGACCTCGACGTGATCGACGGGGCCCGGGTGGCGGAGTGGGACGCCGAGCTCGACCGGTTGCTCGCCGAGGCCCGCCGCGACCGCTCCGACGAGATCGAGGTGGTGCTGCCCAGCAGCCTGTCGGCGACCGCGCTCTCGCGGCTGCGCGACGACCCCGAGGCCTTCGCCCGGGAGCTGGCCCGCCCGATGCCGCGCCCGCCGTCGTCCGCGGCCCGCTTCGGCACCCGCTTCCACGCCTGGGTGGAGGCCCGCTTCGGGCAGCAGGACCTCTTCGACCTCGACGACCTGCCGGGGCGCGGCGACGCCGGGATCGACGACGACGCCGACCTCGCCGACCTCGTGCGGACGTTCGAGACCGGCCCCTTCGCGACCCGGGTGCCCCACCGGGTGGAGGCGCCGTTCTCGCTGGTCCTGGCGGGCCAGGTGGTGCGCGGTCGCATCGACGCGGTCTACCAGGACCCGGACGGGTCCTTCCTGCTGGTGGACTGGAAGACCAACCGCGGGACCGACGCCGACCCGCTCCAGCTCGCGATCTACCGCACCGCCTGGGCCGAGCTGGAGGGTGTGCCGGTCGAGCAGGTGCGCACCGCCTTCTACTACGTGCGCAGCGGCACCCTCATCGAGCCGGAGGACCTGCCGGGTCGCGAGCAGCTCGAGCACCTGCTGGCCGGGTCGTAG